One window from the genome of Aeromonas sp. FDAARGOS 1405 encodes:
- a CDS encoding KpsF/GutQ family sugar-phosphate isomerase, which translates to MSVKPEKVSELFDFRRSARAVLDTEKQAIDGLYQYLNDAFDKACEMMLCCGGKIVVTGMGKSGHIGSKIAATLASTGTPAFFLHPGEASHGDLGMISSGDLIIAISNSGESDEILALLPVLKRRGIPLICMTGNPASTMAKEANVHLCIKVEKEACPLGLAPTSSTTATLVMGDALAVALLEARGFTADDFALSHPGGSLGKRLLLRVGDLMHSGELLPRVGIDATISQALLEVSRKGLGMTAVVDGNGLLAGLFTDGDLRRILDQQIDIHHTPISRVMTANCVTVGPEMMAAEAVKLMETRKINGLLVVDEEKRPLGAFNMHDLLKAGVI; encoded by the coding sequence ATGTCTGTAAAGCCTGAGAAAGTGTCTGAACTGTTCGATTTTCGTCGCAGTGCCCGCGCGGTGCTGGACACAGAAAAGCAAGCCATTGATGGACTCTATCAGTATCTGAACGACGCCTTCGACAAGGCGTGCGAGATGATGCTGTGCTGTGGTGGCAAGATAGTGGTCACCGGCATGGGCAAGTCGGGTCATATCGGCAGCAAGATTGCCGCCACCTTGGCCAGCACCGGTACCCCGGCCTTCTTCCTCCATCCGGGGGAAGCGAGTCACGGCGATCTGGGGATGATCTCCAGCGGCGACCTTATCATCGCCATCTCCAACTCCGGCGAGAGCGACGAAATCCTGGCTCTGCTGCCGGTACTCAAGCGCCGCGGCATTCCGCTCATCTGTATGACCGGCAATCCCGCCTCCACCATGGCCAAAGAGGCCAACGTGCATCTGTGCATCAAGGTGGAGAAAGAGGCCTGCCCGCTGGGTCTGGCACCCACTTCCAGCACCACGGCAACCTTAGTCATGGGCGATGCCCTGGCGGTGGCTCTGCTGGAAGCGCGCGGTTTTACCGCCGATGACTTCGCCCTCTCTCACCCGGGCGGTTCCCTTGGCAAGCGTCTGTTGCTGCGGGTCGGCGACCTGATGCACAGCGGTGAGCTGTTGCCCCGGGTGGGGATAGATGCCACCATCAGCCAGGCGCTGCTGGAAGTGAGCCGCAAGGGGCTCGGTATGACGGCGGTGGTCGATGGCAATGGCCTGCTGGCCGGGCTCTTTACCGATGGCGACCTGCGCCGCATTCTTGACCAGCAGATCGATATCCATCACACCCCCATCAGCCGTGTGATGACGGCCAACTGTGTTACCGTAGGTCCAGAGATGATGGCTGCAGAAGCCGTCAAGCTGATGGAAACGAGAAAAATCAACGGATTACTGGTCGTGGATGAAGAGAAACGCCCGCTCGGCGCCTTCAACATGCACGACCTGCTGAAAGCCGGAGTAATTTGA
- the kdsC gene encoding 3-deoxy-manno-octulosonate-8-phosphatase KdsC — protein MQNVPTLYGPVTRSQFDKAAQIRLLVCDVDGVLSNGLIYMGNNGEELKTFCTRDGAGMRALLNAGIEIAIITGRNSRIVSDRMKSLGVAHVVQGADKKLPHFEALLAKLGLTPEQAAYMGDDTIDLPVMQVCGLGIAVADAHPLVLSRADMVTRLGGGMGAVREVCDLILQAQGHEDYQPEASV, from the coding sequence ATGCAAAACGTACCGACCCTCTATGGTCCGGTGACGCGCAGCCAGTTCGACAAGGCGGCGCAAATCCGCCTGCTGGTGTGCGATGTGGACGGGGTGCTCTCCAACGGCCTCATCTACATGGGAAACAACGGCGAAGAGCTGAAAACCTTCTGCACCCGCGATGGTGCGGGCATGCGAGCATTGCTCAATGCCGGGATCGAGATCGCCATTATCACCGGGCGCAACTCCCGTATCGTCAGCGATCGGATGAAAAGCCTGGGGGTGGCTCATGTGGTGCAGGGGGCTGATAAAAAGCTGCCTCACTTCGAAGCGCTGCTGGCCAAGCTGGGGCTGACCCCGGAACAGGCTGCCTATATGGGCGATGACACCATCGATCTGCCGGTGATGCAGGTCTGTGGGCTCGGCATTGCCGTGGCCGATGCCCATCCGCTGGTGCTGAGTCGTGCCGATATGGTGACCCGGCTTGGCGGTGGCATGGGCGCGGTGCGCGAGGTGTGTGACCTCATTTTGCAGGCGCAGGGCCACGAGGATTATCAGCCCGAGGCCTCGGTATGA
- the lptC gene encoding LPS export ABC transporter periplasmic protein LptC has product MSRQTLLFALLFLVALVAWQLGKVELVPESAVKIENYQPDFVAKDLVTTRFDINGKRTERLESTYAEYYQILEQATFDKPVVYMYDDQGAAEWKVTAETGVLNTGDNVILRDKVHLDGLLPTSFISTLDTPYLELDLVTQDVRSNREVNILGRDFQTQGVGLKGHLDRKYFELLDQGHAIYFNEKR; this is encoded by the coding sequence ATGAGCAGACAGACCCTGTTGTTTGCCCTACTGTTTCTGGTTGCGCTGGTTGCCTGGCAGTTGGGCAAGGTTGAGCTGGTGCCGGAGAGCGCCGTCAAAATCGAAAACTATCAGCCGGATTTTGTCGCCAAAGATCTGGTGACCACCCGTTTTGATATCAACGGCAAGCGCACCGAGCGGCTGGAGTCGACCTACGCCGAGTATTATCAAATCCTCGAGCAGGCCACCTTCGACAAGCCGGTGGTCTACATGTATGACGATCAGGGTGCCGCCGAGTGGAAGGTGACAGCCGAAACCGGCGTGCTCAACACCGGCGACAACGTCATCCTGCGGGACAAGGTGCATCTGGATGGTCTGCTACCTACCTCTTTCATCTCCACACTGGATACCCCCTATCTGGAGCTGGATCTGGTGACACAGGATGTGCGCAGCAACCGGGAAGTGAACATTCTGGGTCGGGATTTCCAGACCCAAGGGGTTGGCCTCAAGGGCCATCTGGACCGCAAATATTTTGAGTTACTGGATCAAGGCCATGCCATCTATTTCAATGAAAAACGCTAA
- the lptA gene encoding lipopolysaccharide transport periplasmic protein LptA, translated as MKNANLALAALLLCGAVTAKESDFAEKVYVDAVKQVAEMQDNRITFEEDVTINQGTIRIKADKVVVTRSGEKGAEVMTAYGKPATFFQILDNGKPVNAHGNTIRYELKNRLVTITGNGQLKQEDSQVNGDLIRYDIVKQKMIAESKSPSQRVKTVFLPDQVENFDKPADQKKQGK; from the coding sequence ATGAAAAACGCTAATCTGGCCCTCGCAGCCCTGTTGTTGTGTGGTGCGGTGACCGCCAAAGAGTCCGACTTTGCCGAGAAGGTCTATGTCGATGCCGTCAAACAGGTGGCCGAGATGCAGGACAACCGCATCACCTTCGAAGAGGATGTGACCATCAATCAGGGCACCATCCGGATCAAAGCTGACAAGGTAGTAGTGACCCGTTCCGGTGAGAAAGGGGCCGAGGTGATGACTGCCTACGGCAAACCCGCCACCTTCTTCCAGATCCTGGATAACGGCAAGCCGGTCAATGCCCACGGCAACACTATCCGCTACGAGCTGAAGAACCGTCTGGTGACCATCACCGGCAACGGTCAGCTCAAGCAGGAAGATAGCCAGGTCAATGGCGATCTGATCCGCTACGACATCGTCAAACAGAAGATGATCGCCGAGAGCAAGAGCCCGAGCCAGCGGGTCAAAACCGTGTTCCTGCCGGATCAGGTAGAGAATTTCGACAAGCC